A portion of the Rhodopseudomonas sp. BAL398 genome contains these proteins:
- a CDS encoding NAD(P)H-dependent flavin oxidoreductase, translating into MWPDRRLLDLIDIEFPIVLAPMAGVMDSDLAIAAAQGGALGSLPCAMLTADKAREQVGIFRQRVTAPINLNFFCHQPVDADPAREDGWRARLSTYYQELGLDPAASANAANRAPFDEAMCALVEELKPAVVSFHFGLPAPALLQRVKAAGAVVMGSATIVREAIWLEEHGADVIIAQGAEAGGHRGMFLTDAIAQQPGLFALLPQVVDAVRAPVIAAGGIADGRGIAAAFALGAAGVQIGTAYLRCPESKVSALARAVLAQAFDDSTVMTNVMSGRPARGVPNRVMRDLGPISADAPVFPHAATALGPLKAAAEKLGKTDFTNLWAGQAVRLGRDMPAAELTRALAGAALARFGYLAG; encoded by the coding sequence ATGTGGCCGGACCGCCGACTTCTCGACCTGATCGACATTGAATTTCCGATCGTGCTGGCGCCGATGGCCGGGGTGATGGATTCCGACCTGGCGATTGCCGCGGCGCAAGGCGGCGCGCTGGGCTCGCTGCCCTGCGCGATGCTGACGGCCGACAAGGCGCGCGAGCAGGTCGGAATCTTTCGCCAGCGCGTCACCGCGCCGATCAATCTGAATTTCTTCTGCCACCAGCCGGTCGATGCCGATCCGGCACGGGAGGACGGATGGCGCGCGCGGCTTAGCACTTATTATCAGGAATTGGGGCTCGATCCGGCGGCGTCGGCGAACGCCGCCAACCGCGCGCCGTTCGATGAGGCGATGTGCGCGCTGGTCGAGGAGTTGAAGCCCGCAGTGGTCAGCTTTCATTTCGGTCTGCCGGCGCCGGCCCTACTGCAACGGGTCAAGGCCGCAGGCGCTGTGGTGATGGGTTCGGCGACGATAGTGCGCGAGGCGATCTGGCTGGAGGAACACGGCGCCGACGTCATCATCGCGCAGGGCGCCGAAGCCGGCGGCCATCGCGGCATGTTCCTGACCGACGCTATCGCGCAGCAGCCGGGCCTGTTCGCGCTGCTGCCGCAGGTGGTGGACGCGGTGCGGGCGCCGGTGATCGCGGCGGGCGGCATCGCCGACGGGCGCGGCATCGCGGCCGCTTTCGCGCTGGGCGCCGCCGGCGTGCAGATCGGCACCGCCTATCTGCGTTGCCCGGAATCCAAGGTGAGCGCGCTGGCCCGCGCGGTGCTGGCGCAGGCGTTCGACGATTCCACCGTGATGACCAATGTGATGAGCGGCCGCCCGGCGCGCGGCGTTCCTAACCGGGTGATGCGCGACCTCGGGCCGATCTCGGCGGACGCGCCGGTGTTCCCGCATGCCGCCACCGCGCTCGGTCCGCTGAAGGCTGCGGCGGAAAAGCTGGGCAAGACCGATTTCACCAATCTGTGGGCCGGGCAGGCGGTGCGGCTCGGCCGCGACATGCCGGCTGCGGAACTCACAAGGGCGCTGGCGGGCGCCGCACTGGCGCGGTTCGGCTATCTCGCCGGCTGA
- a CDS encoding cyclase family protein: MLRTIILSCSVTLLGMLGTATAQDWTKSKWGPTDEIGAANYLKPELALKAAELVKTGKVYALGIPVDSTTPAYPPRGFKITIVQPGQAGIPGIGPSKTTYNDDIIEGWLGIGSQIDGLGHIGVEHVYYNGNKLADFADPKGLKKLGVEKIPPIVTRGVLLDMAAYYGTDVVKEGTAFNVKEIEEVAKKQGVEIRQGDVVLFHTGWISLIGKDDKRYSAGEPGLGVEGAKYLTGKGVVAIGADSWALEAIPFESKNVFEVHQILLPMNGTYILENMDTAELAKDKVYEFMFVLGQPRYRGAVQSIINPVAIR, from the coding sequence ATGCTGAGGACAATCATCTTGAGCTGCTCCGTCACCTTGTTGGGAATGTTGGGGACGGCAACCGCACAGGACTGGACCAAATCGAAATGGGGCCCGACCGACGAGATCGGCGCGGCGAACTATCTAAAACCAGAACTGGCGCTGAAGGCGGCAGAGCTGGTCAAGACCGGCAAGGTCTATGCGCTCGGCATTCCGGTGGATTCGACAACCCCGGCCTACCCGCCGCGCGGCTTCAAGATTACCATCGTTCAGCCGGGACAGGCCGGTATCCCGGGAATCGGTCCCAGCAAGACCACCTATAATGACGACATCATCGAGGGCTGGCTCGGGATCGGCAGCCAGATCGACGGGCTCGGCCATATCGGCGTCGAGCACGTCTATTACAACGGCAACAAGCTGGCCGATTTCGCCGACCCGAAAGGGCTGAAGAAGCTCGGCGTCGAGAAGATCCCGCCGATCGTGACCCGCGGCGTGCTGCTCGACATGGCCGCCTATTACGGCACCGACGTCGTCAAGGAAGGCACCGCCTTCAACGTCAAGGAAATCGAGGAGGTCGCGAAGAAACAGGGCGTCGAGATCCGCCAGGGCGACGTGGTCCTGTTCCACACCGGCTGGATCAGCCTGATCGGCAAGGACGACAAGCGCTACAGCGCCGGCGAACCGGGGCTCGGCGTCGAAGGCGCGAAATATCTGACCGGTAAGGGTGTGGTCGCGATTGGGGCCGACAGCTGGGCGCTCGAGGCGATCCCGTTCGAATCCAAGAATGTGTTCGAGGTTCACCAGATCCTGTTGCCGATGAACGGCACCTATATTCTGGAGAACATGGACACCGCAGAACTCGCCAAGGACAAGGTCTACGAGTTCATGTTCGTGCTGGGGCAGCCGCGTTACAGAGGCGCGGTGCAAAGCATCATCAATCCGGTTGCGATCCGCTGA
- the ruvX gene encoding Holliday junction resolvase RuvX — protein sequence MPAPILPLIEAAALWPARGALIGLDLGTKTIGVAVSDPDRRLATGVETVARTAFKADAARLLVLAGQRGVCGFVLGLPINMDGSEGPRAQSTRAFARNFARLTELPIGLWDERLSTSAVERELIANDVSRAKRAKIIDEHAAIFILQGALDRLAVLNQTPGDRPRC from the coding sequence ATGCCTGCACCCATCCTCCCATTGATCGAGGCCGCCGCGCTGTGGCCCGCCCGCGGCGCGCTGATTGGCCTTGATCTCGGCACCAAGACCATCGGGGTGGCGGTGTCGGATCCCGATCGCCGGCTCGCGACCGGGGTCGAAACCGTCGCCCGCACCGCCTTCAAGGCCGATGCAGCGCGGCTGCTGGTGCTGGCCGGGCAGCGCGGCGTCTGCGGCTTCGTGCTCGGCCTGCCGATCAACATGGACGGCAGCGAGGGACCGCGGGCGCAATCGACCCGCGCCTTCGCGCGCAATTTCGCCAGATTGACCGAATTGCCGATCGGGCTGTGGGACGAGCGGCTGTCGACCTCGGCGGTGGAACGCGAATTGATCGCCAACGATGTCAGCCGCGCCAAGCGTGCCAAGATCATCGACGAACACGCCGCCATTTTCATCCTGCAGGGCGCGCTCGATCGTCTGGCGGTGCTCAACCAGACGCCCGGAGATCGCCCGCGATGCTGA
- a CDS encoding AEC family transporter, which yields MLTVFGALVPVFLLIVLGYVLRRVLLKQDLMWTGLEHLVYYVLFPALLVDTLSRANLASAPIAGVGGALLLAVIAMAALCLALRPWLARGFNVDGPAFSSVFQGSTRWQTFVALSVAGNLWGDRGITLASVAMVAMIPLLNVLAVWVLAHYAAPQRMSWPKLLLAIIRNPLIWACIVGLAINLSHLPVPGPLHEFADALGRCSLALGLLLVGAGLHLEGLRRPRAAAGLTVVLKLVLLPLMAIGCGHAFGLSGVDLAIVACCASVPSASNGYILARQMGGDAPLLAQILTMQTILAVVTMPLLIALAG from the coding sequence ATGCTGACGGTGTTCGGGGCGCTGGTGCCGGTGTTCCTGCTGATCGTACTCGGCTATGTGCTGCGCCGGGTGCTGCTGAAACAGGACCTGATGTGGACCGGGCTGGAACACCTAGTCTACTACGTGCTGTTTCCGGCGCTGCTGGTCGACACGTTGTCGCGCGCCAATCTGGCCTCGGCGCCGATCGCCGGCGTCGGCGGCGCGCTGCTGCTGGCGGTGATCGCGATGGCGGCGCTGTGCCTGGCACTGCGGCCCTGGCTGGCGCGCGGCTTCAATGTCGACGGCCCGGCGTTCTCCTCGGTGTTTCAGGGCTCGACCCGCTGGCAGACCTTCGTGGCACTGTCGGTCGCCGGCAATCTGTGGGGCGATCGCGGCATCACGCTCGCGTCGGTGGCTATGGTGGCGATGATCCCGTTGCTCAACGTGCTGGCGGTCTGGGTGCTGGCGCATTACGCCGCGCCGCAGCGGATGTCGTGGCCGAAGCTGCTGCTCGCCATCATCCGCAATCCGCTGATCTGGGCCTGCATCGTTGGCCTGGCGATCAATCTCAGCCATCTGCCGGTGCCGGGCCCGCTGCACGAATTCGCCGACGCGCTCGGCCGCTGCTCGCTGGCGCTCGGTCTGCTGCTGGTCGGCGCCGGGCTGCATCTCGAAGGCCTGCGGCGGCCGCGCGCCGCGGCCGGGCTGACGGTGGTTCTCAAACTGGTGTTGCTGCCGCTGATGGCGATCGGTTGCGGACACGCTTTTGGCCTCTCCGGCGTCGATCTCGCCATCGTGGCCTGCTGCGCCTCGGTGCCGAGCGCCTCGAACGGCTATATCCTGGCGCGGCAGATGGGCGGCGACGCGCCGCTCTTGGCGCAGATCCTGACCATGCAGACCATCCTGGCGGTGGTCACCATGCCGCTATTGATCGCGCTGGCGGGTTGA
- a CDS encoding YchJ family protein — protein MQCLCGSGLDYEQCCGPLLAGTRPAASPEALMRSRYTAFALNNYDYVYETTDPERRDLFDHDANRAWMSSSTFTGLEVLSHSQRGSKGTVEFIARFRRDGGPEQRHHERSQFRKHRGRWYFSDGETVES, from the coding sequence ATGCAATGCCTGTGCGGCTCCGGCCTGGACTATGAGCAATGCTGCGGGCCGCTGCTGGCCGGCACCCGACCGGCGGCCTCGCCCGAGGCGCTGATGCGTTCGCGCTACACAGCCTTCGCGTTGAACAATTACGACTACGTCTATGAGACCACCGATCCGGAGCGCCGCGACCTGTTCGATCACGACGCCAATCGCGCCTGGATGAGCAGTTCGACTTTCACCGGGCTCGAGGTGTTGAGCCATTCGCAGCGCGGCAGCAAAGGCACGGTCGAATTCATCGCCCGCTTTCGCCGCGACGGCGGCCCCGAACAGCGCCACCACGAACGCTCGCAATTCCGCAAGCATCGCGGCCGCTGGTATTTCTCCGATGGCGAGACGGTGGAGTCCTAA
- a CDS encoding host attachment family protein has product MLLPQGTIVAVADGEKFNLFQNTGDESNPALSAMSEPEVESVNAGSGSGHQNSSGNPDASQAAEDGFAGGIAELLNKRVLDGKIADLVIIAAPRTLGELRKSYHKKLSEVLRGEIAKDLTGHALHDIEKTIAAA; this is encoded by the coding sequence ATGCTGCTTCCCCAAGGAACAATCGTGGCTGTCGCCGACGGCGAGAAGTTCAATCTGTTCCAGAACACCGGCGACGAGAGCAATCCGGCGCTGAGCGCGATGTCTGAGCCGGAAGTGGAAAGCGTCAACGCGGGATCCGGATCGGGCCACCAGAACAGCTCGGGCAACCCGGACGCCAGCCAGGCTGCGGAAGACGGTTTCGCCGGCGGCATTGCCGAATTGCTCAACAAGCGGGTGCTGGACGGCAAGATCGCCGATCTGGTGATCATCGCGGCACCGCGCACCTTGGGCGAATTGCGCAAGAGCTATCACAAGAAACTGTCCGAGGTGCTGCGCGGCGAAATCGCCAAGGATCTCACCGGGCATGCCCTGCACGATATCGAGAAAACCATCGCGGCGGCGTGA
- a CDS encoding acyl-CoA dehydrogenase family protein, with the protein MTETSFATHEVFNQSPPFEDVDLFGLDRPLVEAVAMNQGSAAHADLSAFGHHWGSAQMAARGRLANENTPKLKTFDARGQRRDEVEFHPAYHELMTESVHAGIHNSTWTAHGTPAGDASEVIRAAKFYMAAQVETGHLCPVTMTRAAVAALGAQPDLLAQVMPVLGSKRYDHSFAPWPDKLGMTIGMGMTEKQGGTDVRSNATTAIRDGEAYRIVGHKWFMSAPMCDAFLVLAQADDGLSCFFMPRFRPDGSVNGLQFQRLKDKLGNRSNASSEVEFTGAYALRVGEEGRGIRTIIQMVQLTRQDCAIASAGLMRSGLAHALHHARHRSVFQKHLADQPLMQTVLADMALQVEASVALVMRLCRAFDEAPADANEAAYMRLLTPAVKYWVCKSAPGFIYEAMECLGGNGYVEDGILARHYREAPVNAIWEGSGNVMCLDVLRALSRESDAAMSVLQGLMMETAGLTGAAEAASLIARTFLRPDSERAARLAVETLAKLAAAAALNAVHPAHAELFAASRLKPQLGILYGAADLSAEQGRELLTRALPD; encoded by the coding sequence ATGACCGAGACATCCTTCGCCACCCACGAGGTGTTCAACCAGTCGCCGCCATTCGAGGACGTCGATCTGTTCGGACTCGACCGGCCGCTGGTCGAGGCGGTGGCGATGAATCAAGGCAGCGCGGCGCATGCCGATCTGTCGGCCTTCGGACACCATTGGGGCTCGGCGCAGATGGCGGCGCGTGGCCGGCTCGCCAATGAGAACACCCCGAAGCTGAAAACCTTCGACGCCCGCGGCCAGCGCCGCGACGAGGTCGAGTTTCATCCGGCCTATCACGAGCTGATGACCGAGAGCGTTCATGCCGGGATTCACAATTCGACCTGGACTGCCCACGGCACGCCGGCCGGCGACGCCTCCGAGGTGATCCGCGCCGCGAAATTCTACATGGCGGCCCAGGTTGAGACCGGGCATCTGTGTCCCGTGACGATGACCCGCGCCGCGGTGGCGGCGCTCGGCGCGCAGCCGGATCTGTTGGCCCAGGTGATGCCGGTGCTGGGCTCCAAACGCTACGATCACAGCTTCGCGCCCTGGCCCGATAAGCTCGGCATGACGATCGGCATGGGCATGACCGAAAAGCAGGGCGGCACCGATGTCCGCTCCAACGCCACGACCGCGATCCGCGACGGCGAGGCCTATCGCATTGTCGGCCACAAATGGTTCATGTCGGCGCCGATGTGCGACGCGTTTCTGGTGCTCGCCCAGGCCGATGACGGGCTGAGCTGTTTCTTCATGCCGCGGTTCCGGCCCGACGGCTCGGTCAATGGGCTGCAGTTCCAGCGACTGAAGGACAAGCTCGGCAACCGCTCCAACGCCTCGTCGGAAGTCGAGTTCACCGGCGCCTATGCGCTGCGGGTCGGCGAGGAGGGGCGCGGCATCCGCACCATCATCCAGATGGTGCAATTGACCAGGCAGGATTGCGCCATCGCCTCCGCCGGATTGATGCGCTCGGGTCTGGCGCATGCGCTGCATCACGCCAGGCACCGCAGCGTGTTCCAGAAACATCTCGCCGACCAGCCCTTGATGCAGACCGTGCTGGCCGACATGGCGTTGCAGGTCGAGGCCTCGGTGGCGCTGGTGATGCGGCTGTGCCGCGCCTTCGACGAGGCGCCGGCCGATGCCAATGAGGCCGCCTATATGCGGCTGCTGACACCGGCGGTGAAATACTGGGTCTGCAAGTCCGCGCCGGGCTTCATCTACGAGGCGATGGAGTGCCTCGGCGGCAATGGCTATGTCGAGGACGGGATTTTGGCGCGACACTACCGCGAGGCGCCCGTCAACGCGATCTGGGAAGGCTCCGGCAATGTGATGTGCCTCGACGTGCTGCGCGCGCTGTCGCGCGAAAGCGACGCGGCGATGAGTGTGCTGCAGGGGCTGATGATGGAGACCGCCGGCCTGACCGGCGCCGCCGAGGCGGCGAGCCTGATCGCGCGGACGTTCCTGCGGCCGGACAGCGAACGCGCCGCGCGGCTCGCGGTCGAAACCCTGGCCAAGCTCGCCGCCGCCGCGGCGCTGAACGCGGTGCATCCGGCCCACGCCGAATTATTCGCCGCCTCGCGGCTGAAGCCGCAATTGGGCATCCTCTACGGCGCCGCCGATCTCAGCGCCGAGCAGGGCCGCGAACTGCTGACGCGGGCGCTGCCCGACTGA
- a CDS encoding heavy metal translocating P-type ATPase — MTESLMRRSLIVIALCGLAAGLGARYAFGRDDWASLIWLIGTVPVVIALAVAILRDVLAGRFGVDAVALLSMSAALGFGENLAASVVAVMVAGGNVLEDFAVSRAQRDLRALADRAPRIAHLRRGDAVADIAIDAVAIDDLLLVRSGEVVPVDGSVNSAAATLDESALTGEPIPVARARGDLVRSGTVNAGDSFEMIASASAGESTYAGIVRLVEAAQAGKSPFIRVADRFALLLLPVTVAMAGAAWWLSGDSIRALAVLVVATPCPLILAAPVAFVAGIAQAARRGILIKGGGPLEALARARTVLFDKTGTLTVGGARLVAIECAPEQGADEVLRLAASLEQSSQHVVASSIVAAAKLRGLSLEMPQQVRETHGAGLEGLIGGARVRIGSQDLAFGHARPADWAMRALRRASWRSALCVFVAVDDRPIGALLLADELRRETPRAVQALRAAGIVRIVMVTGDRAESAETIAAALDLDEVLSERAPAEKLEAVTIEQRLHPTLMVGDGINDAPALAAAEVGIAMGARGATASSEAADVVILVDRLDRVSDAVVIARRAYRIALQSIGVGMALSAVAMLAAAFGYLTPVAGALIQEAIDVAVILNALRALGPGRRAGVHGLSSSAAVALHDEHRALERPLDRLREITDELDDADPAAAVALIAEASGVVDDNIIAHERDDESAVYPRITKALGDNHGLTAMSRAHREIMHLARLLARLSTGLTAETVDRYAIRDAQRVVESIEALVRMHNAQEEDIYDQATVG; from the coding sequence ATGACCGAGAGCCTGATGCGCCGATCGCTGATCGTGATCGCTCTATGCGGCCTCGCCGCCGGGCTGGGCGCGCGCTACGCGTTCGGGCGCGACGATTGGGCCAGCCTGATCTGGCTCATCGGCACCGTGCCGGTGGTGATCGCGCTGGCGGTGGCGATCCTGCGCGATGTCCTCGCCGGCCGATTTGGCGTCGATGCGGTGGCTCTGCTGTCGATGAGCGCGGCGCTCGGCTTTGGCGAAAACCTGGCCGCCTCGGTGGTGGCCGTGATGGTGGCCGGCGGCAATGTGCTGGAGGATTTCGCGGTGTCGCGCGCGCAACGCGATTTGCGGGCGCTGGCCGACCGCGCGCCGCGCATTGCGCATCTGCGGCGCGGCGACGCCGTGGCGGATATCGCCATCGACGCCGTGGCGATCGACGATTTGCTGCTGGTGCGCTCCGGGGAGGTGGTGCCGGTCGACGGCAGCGTCAATTCGGCGGCGGCGACGCTGGATGAATCGGCGCTGACCGGCGAGCCGATTCCAGTGGCGCGCGCGCGCGGCGATCTGGTGCGCAGCGGCACCGTGAATGCCGGCGACAGTTTCGAGATGATTGCCTCGGCCAGCGCCGGCGAAAGTACCTACGCCGGCATCGTCCGGCTGGTGGAAGCCGCCCAGGCCGGCAAGTCGCCCTTCATCCGCGTCGCCGATCGCTTCGCGCTGCTGCTGCTGCCGGTCACCGTGGCGATGGCGGGCGCCGCCTGGTGGTTATCGGGCGACAGCATTCGGGCGCTTGCCGTGCTGGTGGTGGCAACGCCATGTCCGCTGATCCTGGCCGCGCCGGTGGCCTTCGTCGCCGGCATCGCCCAGGCGGCGCGGCGCGGCATCCTGATCAAGGGTGGCGGGCCGCTGGAAGCGCTGGCGCGCGCCCGCACCGTGTTGTTCGACAAGACCGGGACGCTGACGGTCGGCGGCGCGCGGCTGGTGGCGATCGAATGCGCGCCAGAGCAGGGTGCCGACGAGGTGCTGCGGCTCGCCGCCTCATTGGAGCAATCCTCGCAACATGTGGTGGCGAGTTCGATCGTCGCGGCGGCCAAGCTCCGCGGGCTCTCGCTCGAGATGCCGCAGCAGGTGCGCGAGACCCATGGCGCGGGACTGGAAGGGCTGATCGGCGGCGCGCGGGTGCGGATCGGATCGCAGGATCTGGCATTCGGCCATGCGCGGCCGGCCGATTGGGCAATGCGGGCGCTACGCCGGGCGTCGTGGCGATCGGCGCTGTGTGTCTTCGTCGCCGTCGACGATCGCCCGATCGGCGCGCTGCTGCTGGCCGACGAATTGCGCCGCGAGACGCCGCGCGCGGTACAGGCGCTGCGCGCCGCCGGCATCGTCCGCATCGTGATGGTGACCGGCGACCGCGCGGAATCCGCCGAGACCATCGCGGCCGCGCTCGATCTCGACGAGGTGTTGTCGGAGCGCGCCCCGGCGGAAAAGCTCGAAGCGGTGACGATCGAGCAGCGGCTGCACCCGACCTTGATGGTCGGCGACGGCATCAATGACGCGCCGGCGCTGGCCGCCGCCGAAGTCGGCATCGCGATGGGCGCGCGCGGCGCCACCGCGTCGTCGGAGGCCGCCGATGTGGTGATCCTGGTCGACCGGCTCGATCGCGTCTCGGACGCCGTGGTGATTGCAAGGCGCGCCTACCGCATCGCACTGCAAAGCATCGGCGTCGGCATGGCGCTGTCGGCCGTCGCCATGCTGGCCGCGGCCTTCGGCTATCTGACGCCGGTGGCGGGTGCGCTGATCCAGGAGGCGATCGACGTCGCGGTGATCCTCAACGCGCTGCGCGCGCTCGGACCGGGCCGCCGCGCCGGGGTGCACGGGCTGTCATCGAGCGCCGCCGTTGCGCTGCACGACGAGCACCGGGCGCTGGAGCGCCCGCTGGATCGGCTGCGCGAAATCACCGACGAACTCGACGACGCCGATCCGGCGGCGGCCGTGGCGCTGATCGCCGAGGCCAGCGGCGTGGTCGACGACAATATCATCGCGCATGAGCGTGACGACGAAAGCGCGGTCTATCCGCGGATCACCAAGGCGCTCGGCGACAATCACGGGCTGACCGCGATGAGCCGGGCGCATCGCGAGATCATGCATCTGGCCCGGCTGCTGGCGCGGCTCAGCACCGGGCTGACCGCCGAGACCGTCGACCGCTACGCCATTCGCGACGCCCAGCGCGTGGTGGAATCGATCGAGGCCCTGGTGCGGATGCACAACGCCCAGGAGGAGGACATCTACGACCAGGCGACGGTCGGCTAG